In the genome of Pelobacter seleniigenes DSM 18267, one region contains:
- the draG gene encoding ADP-ribosyl-[dinitrogen reductase] hydrolase, with protein MNDQTQILERATAAFLGLALGDALGATTEFMTPGEIRSKHKVHRKIIGGGWLGLKAGQVTDDTEMSLALARALVQRQGWSLPQIADNFVAWMRGKPIDIGSTVRKGLRMYMTSGCLEVPLNEWDAGNGAVMRMAPVALVTLGDSELLQQCALQQARLTHHHVLSDAACITVGKMVQTAICGCDRFELHALTRELTSQYPNFRFNKYQGQASGYVVDTLQTVFHYIFSSASFEECLIGVVNQGGDADTTGAIAGMIAGAFYGLDALPRSWLKRLDGQVRKEIEEITPRLLSLSPLARNL; from the coding sequence ATGAACGACCAAACGCAAATTCTGGAACGGGCAACGGCTGCGTTTCTGGGTCTGGCTTTGGGGGACGCTCTCGGCGCCACAACGGAATTCATGACTCCGGGCGAAATCCGCAGCAAGCACAAGGTCCATCGAAAAATCATCGGCGGCGGCTGGCTCGGCCTCAAAGCCGGACAGGTCACCGACGATACGGAAATGTCCCTGGCCCTGGCCAGAGCCCTGGTCCAGCGCCAGGGCTGGAGCCTGCCGCAGATCGCCGATAATTTTGTCGCCTGGATGCGCGGTAAACCCATCGATATCGGCTCCACGGTCCGCAAAGGGCTTCGCATGTACATGACCAGCGGCTGCCTGGAAGTGCCGCTGAACGAATGGGATGCCGGCAACGGGGCCGTGATGCGCATGGCCCCGGTCGCCCTGGTCACCCTGGGGGATAGCGAACTGTTGCAACAATGCGCGCTGCAGCAGGCCCGCCTGACCCATCATCATGTGCTTTCGGACGCGGCCTGTATTACGGTCGGAAAAATGGTGCAGACGGCCATTTGCGGCTGCGATCGTTTTGAACTGCACGCGTTGACCCGGGAGTTAACCAGCCAATACCCCAACTTCAGGTTCAACAAGTACCAAGGGCAGGCCAGCGGCTATGTGGTCGACACCCTGCAGACCGTATTTCACTACATCTTCAGCAGCGCCAGCTTTGAGGAATGCCTGATCGGTGTGGTCAACCAAGGAGGCGACGCCGATACCACCGGCGCCATCGCCGGGATGATCGCCGGAGCATTTTACGGCCTGGATGCCCTGCCCAGGTCATGGCTCAAACGGCTCGATGGGCAGGTCAGAAAAGAAATCGAAGAAATTACCCCGCGGCTGCTCAGTTTGTCCCCGTTGGCAAGAAATTTGTAA
- a CDS encoding NAD(+)--dinitrogen-reductase ADP-D-ribosyltransferase, with the protein MNEHVTPINLCNLPPWSIASRHYNCHPQPLEIQGAQHIGRMLFKELEQIADPELRGSRFHDFMDVTFQLHQWQREASRSCQKSLKNSYLRFLRGWLFDSNSIEGAVLKGWVESRLGLVPTFHRNKIADIHSEEYFQYMVDRMNGSSRTSAIFSQLDLLYEFIQYELRRRKPDCQHLVLYRGVNDFEEHVILEKTDKTSYIMRLNNLNSFTADFERAWEFGSRVLQVAVPLPKIFFLCGILPKSLFRGEDEYLVFGGEYDVKVMIGG; encoded by the coding sequence CTGAACGAGCATGTCACCCCGATCAATCTGTGCAACCTGCCTCCCTGGTCGATTGCCTCCCGACACTACAACTGTCACCCGCAACCGCTGGAGATTCAGGGCGCACAGCATATCGGGCGCATGCTGTTCAAGGAACTGGAGCAGATTGCCGATCCGGAGTTGCGGGGCAGTCGTTTCCACGATTTCATGGATGTGACTTTCCAGTTGCACCAGTGGCAGCGGGAAGCTTCCCGCAGCTGTCAGAAGAGTCTCAAAAACAGCTATCTGCGCTTTTTGCGCGGCTGGCTGTTCGACAGCAACTCCATTGAAGGTGCGGTGCTCAAGGGGTGGGTCGAATCCCGTTTGGGCCTGGTCCCGACTTTTCATCGCAACAAAATCGCCGATATTCACTCCGAAGAATATTTTCAGTACATGGTCGATCGCATGAATGGATCGTCCCGCACCAGTGCGATCTTTTCGCAGCTTGATCTGCTCTATGAGTTCATTCAATACGAACTGCGCCGCCGTAAGCCCGATTGCCAGCACCTGGTTCTGTACCGCGGAGTGAACGATTTCGAGGAGCACGTGATTCTCGAAAAAACCGATAAAACCAGTTACATCATGCGCCTGAACAACCTTAATTCCTTCACCGCCGATTTCGAACGGGCTTGGGAATTCGGCAGCCGGGTCCTGCAGGTTGCGGTACCGCTGCCGAAAATCTTTTTTCTCTGCGGCATTCTCCCCAAGTCGCTGTTTCGCGGTGAAGACGAATACCTGGTCTTCGGCGGGGAATATGATGTCAAGGTCATGATCGGCGGATGA
- a CDS encoding ATP-binding protein produces the protein MSSATMYDQNQKLFRVLIDVGKELAAITDIDRLLTRILELSREVFHFENAIIRLLSEDGRQLESVAAFGYEQAVTEQPILLGQGIMGKAAKFGRPYLIQNLAQAEDYIPGIEAARSELAVPLIARERIIGVLNVESQQEEAFSADDCDALSILAGQAAIAIDNARLYRDLCRVNKEKEHLHNLNRQILSSISIGVYTVDRQLHITSWNDSMAQISRIPAAKAIGCPLNELFPTLEEEGIADRLRRVLAEGKAQKLRLLHRGQTGENRLQKRFLAPLKAGEKTIGAVVVVEDITEFEQLLAQTIQSEKLAEVGRMSAGIAHEINNPLSVINYACELLLTEDNYNADQQELLERINTEVERLTSLTSELLSYSGAQEGRKKLTDLNETLADVLKLLRYELNKEQITVSEEFAKLPLVHIDNNRFKQIFINLILNAVQAMGAHGQIRISTEFRPGNGLFVRFCDTGPGVPDALKERIFEPFFTARKDGTGTGLGLYLCRKIVAEYDGHLQVSDAPERGSCFEIFLPEKCREI, from the coding sequence ATGAGTTCAGCGACTATGTATGATCAGAACCAGAAATTGTTCCGTGTGCTGATTGATGTTGGCAAGGAACTGGCCGCCATAACCGATATTGACCGGCTGTTAACCCGGATTCTTGAACTTTCCCGTGAGGTTTTTCATTTCGAGAATGCCATTATCCGTCTGCTCAGCGAGGACGGCCGGCAGTTGGAGTCCGTGGCCGCGTTCGGCTATGAGCAGGCGGTCACCGAACAGCCGATCCTGCTCGGTCAGGGGATCATGGGCAAAGCGGCCAAGTTCGGTCGTCCCTACCTGATCCAGAACCTGGCCCAGGCCGAAGACTATATCCCCGGTATCGAAGCGGCGCGCTCTGAGCTGGCCGTGCCCTTGATTGCCCGAGAAAGGATTATCGGCGTCCTCAATGTTGAAAGCCAGCAGGAAGAGGCTTTTTCTGCGGACGACTGCGATGCCCTGTCGATCCTGGCCGGCCAGGCGGCCATTGCCATCGATAATGCCCGCCTGTATCGGGATCTCTGTCGGGTCAATAAGGAAAAAGAACACCTCCACAACCTCAACCGGCAGATTCTGTCCAGCATCAGTATCGGCGTTTACACCGTCGACCGGCAACTGCACATCACCTCCTGGAACGACAGCATGGCCCAGATCAGCCGCATTCCAGCGGCAAAGGCGATCGGCTGCCCCCTCAATGAGTTGTTCCCCACCCTCGAAGAAGAAGGGATCGCCGACCGGCTGCGGCGGGTGCTGGCCGAAGGGAAAGCGCAGAAACTGCGCCTGCTGCATCGCGGCCAGACCGGGGAGAACCGCCTCCAGAAACGCTTCCTGGCGCCGCTCAAAGCCGGTGAGAAAACCATCGGTGCCGTGGTGGTAGTGGAGGATATTACCGAATTCGAGCAGCTCCTGGCGCAGACCATCCAGTCGGAAAAACTGGCCGAGGTCGGGCGGATGAGCGCCGGCATCGCCCATGAAATCAATAACCCGCTGTCGGTCATCAATTACGCCTGCGAACTGCTGTTGACCGAAGACAATTACAACGCCGACCAACAGGAGCTGCTGGAGCGGATCAACACCGAAGTCGAGCGACTGACCAGTCTGACCTCAGAGCTACTCTCCTACTCCGGGGCCCAGGAAGGCCGGAAGAAACTGACCGATCTCAACGAAACCCTGGCCGATGTCCTGAAACTGCTACGCTATGAACTGAACAAAGAGCAGATCACGGTGAGCGAAGAGTTCGCCAAGTTGCCGCTGGTCCATATCGACAACAATCGCTTCAAGCAGATCTTCATCAACCTGATCCTCAATGCCGTGCAGGCTATGGGGGCTCATGGCCAGATCCGCATCAGCACGGAATTCCGGCCCGGAAACGGCCTCTTTGTGCGTTTTTGCGATACCGGCCCAGGCGTTCCGGATGCCCTCAAAGAGCGGATTTTCGAACCTTTTTTCACCGCCCGCAAGGACGGCACCGGTACCGGTCTGGGGCTCTACCTGTGCCGTAAAATCGTCGCCGAATATGATGGTCACCTGCAGGTTTCCGATGCTCCTGAACGGGGCAGTTGCTTTGAAATTTTCCTCCCGGAGAAATGTCGCGAGATTTGA
- the nifD gene encoding nitrogenase molybdenum-iron protein alpha chain, giving the protein MAERKPIAGITKERTEQLIEETLSAMPEKAQKKRAPHLGANEPSVSSCAVKSNKKVVPGVMSQRGCAYAGAKGVVWGPIRDVVHVSHGPVGCGVYSWGTRRNLMQGIPGVTCFPLDFTSDFQEKDIVYGGDKKLEKLLREADELFPLCKGLSVLSECPVGLIGDDINAVTKKMEKELGKLVIPCNCEGFRGVSQSLGHHISNDSIRDFVIGKREFLDAPGPYDIALIGDYNIGGDVWAAKPILEEMGLNVKSIWTGDGEIEKIASTYQVKLNVIHCYRSMNYMCKVMEEKWGIPWIEYNFFGPTKIAESIRAIAARFDDTIKEKGEQVIAKYSAMAQAVIDEYKPRLEGKTAMLFVGGLRPRHTVGAYEDLGIQITGTGYEFAHQDDYDRTAPEMAKGTLIYDDVSEFELEKFVEEFKPDLVGSGIKEKYVFQKAGIPFRQMHSWDYSGPYHGYEGFKIFARDIDMAINSPTWDLVKSPF; this is encoded by the coding sequence ATGGCTGAAAGAAAGCCCATCGCGGGCATCACTAAAGAAAGAACCGAGCAACTGATTGAAGAGACCCTCTCGGCAATGCCGGAGAAGGCACAGAAAAAGCGTGCCCCGCACCTGGGCGCCAACGAACCTTCAGTGTCCAGTTGTGCGGTCAAATCCAATAAAAAAGTCGTCCCTGGCGTCATGAGTCAGCGGGGCTGCGCTTATGCCGGTGCCAAAGGGGTGGTTTGGGGACCGATTCGTGACGTTGTGCACGTCTCTCACGGTCCCGTCGGCTGCGGCGTTTACAGCTGGGGAACACGTCGGAACCTGATGCAGGGAATTCCCGGGGTGACCTGTTTCCCCCTCGATTTCACTTCTGATTTCCAGGAAAAAGATATTGTTTACGGTGGCGACAAGAAACTCGAAAAACTGCTGCGTGAAGCAGACGAACTGTTCCCGCTCTGTAAAGGTCTTTCAGTGTTGTCGGAGTGCCCGGTCGGCCTGATCGGTGACGACATCAATGCCGTGACCAAGAAGATGGAAAAGGAACTCGGCAAACTGGTGATTCCCTGTAACTGTGAAGGTTTCCGGGGTGTCAGCCAGTCTCTGGGTCACCACATTTCCAACGACTCGATCCGTGACTTCGTCATCGGTAAACGGGAATTTCTTGACGCACCCGGTCCTTACGATATCGCCCTGATCGGCGACTACAATATCGGCGGCGATGTCTGGGCAGCCAAACCGATCCTTGAAGAAATGGGCCTCAACGTCAAGTCGATCTGGACCGGCGATGGCGAGATCGAAAAAATCGCTTCGACTTACCAGGTCAAACTGAACGTCATCCACTGCTACCGGTCCATGAACTACATGTGTAAGGTCATGGAAGAGAAATGGGGCATTCCCTGGATCGAATATAACTTCTTCGGACCGACCAAGATCGCCGAAAGTATTCGCGCTATTGCCGCCCGCTTTGATGACACCATCAAAGAAAAAGGCGAGCAGGTTATTGCCAAATACAGCGCCATGGCCCAGGCCGTGATCGATGAGTACAAACCGCGCCTGGAAGGCAAAACCGCCATGCTGTTCGTCGGTGGGCTGCGCCCCCGTCACACTGTTGGTGCCTATGAAGATCTCGGCATCCAGATCACTGGCACCGGGTATGAGTTCGCTCACCAGGACGACTATGATCGGACCGCTCCCGAGATGGCGAAAGGAACTTTGATCTATGATGACGTCTCTGAGTTTGAGCTGGAAAAGTTTGTCGAAGAATTCAAACCGGACCTGGTCGGCAGTGGAATCAAGGAGAAGTACGTCTTCCAAAAAGCCGGCATCCCCTTCCGCCAGATGCACAGCTGGGATTATTCCGGTCCTTATCACGGTTACGAAGGATTCAAAATCTTTGCCCGTGACATCGACATGGCGATCAATTCGCCTACGTGGGATTTAGTCAAGAGTCCTTTTTAA
- a CDS encoding FKBP-type peptidyl-prolyl cis-trans isomerase, whose product MKTAKPGDLVAVHYIGTLDNGRIFDSRDDDDPLTITLGQQEVFPALEAEIIGMKEGQVKNIILPAEAAYGPRRQENILQLDKKAFPADKELAVGRKLNIEFADGAARTMIITALGEETVTLDGNHVLAGLELTFALKLAAIVREA is encoded by the coding sequence ATGAAAACAGCCAAACCGGGCGACCTGGTCGCCGTGCACTACATAGGGACCCTTGACAACGGTCGAATCTTCGACAGCCGTGACGATGATGATCCGTTGACCATTACCCTCGGCCAGCAGGAAGTTTTCCCGGCGCTGGAAGCGGAGATCATCGGCATGAAAGAGGGGCAGGTCAAAAATATCATCCTTCCGGCTGAAGCCGCCTATGGTCCGCGCCGGCAGGAGAACATCCTCCAACTGGATAAAAAAGCTTTCCCGGCGGACAAAGAGCTGGCAGTCGGCCGCAAGCTGAACATCGAATTTGCCGACGGTGCGGCACGCACCATGATCATCACTGCCCTTGGGGAAGAAACCGTCACCCTTGACGGCAATCACGTGCTGGCCGGGCTTGAACTGACCTTTGCCCTGAAGCTGGCGGCGATTGTTCGTGAAGCCTGA
- the nifH gene encoding nitrogenase iron protein, which yields MRQIAIYGKGGIGKSTTTQNTVAGLAALGKKVMIVGCDPKADSTRLILHAKAQETVMDKVRELGTVEDLELDDVLRVGYADIKCVESGGPEPGVGCAGRGVITAINFLEEEGAYTPDLDFVFYDVLGDVVCGGFAMPIRENKAQEIYIVVSGEMMAMYAANNISKGIVKYAASGSVRLAGLICNSRNTDREAELITALAERLGTTMIHFVPRDNQVQRAELRRMTVIEYSPEHPQAEEYRTLARKISENTNFVVPTPIDMDELEALLMEFGIMEAEDETVVGVAEGA from the coding sequence ATGAGGCAAATCGCTATCTACGGCAAAGGCGGCATCGGTAAATCCACAACCACACAGAATACTGTGGCCGGTCTTGCTGCCCTGGGCAAAAAAGTCATGATCGTCGGCTGTGATCCGAAGGCGGATTCCACCCGTTTGATCCTGCACGCCAAAGCCCAGGAAACCGTCATGGACAAAGTCCGCGAACTCGGAACCGTCGAAGATCTCGAGCTTGATGACGTTTTGCGGGTCGGCTACGCCGATATCAAATGTGTCGAGTCCGGCGGTCCCGAACCGGGCGTCGGCTGTGCCGGTCGTGGTGTTATCACCGCAATCAACTTCCTCGAAGAAGAAGGAGCTTATACCCCGGATCTTGATTTCGTGTTCTACGACGTCCTCGGTGACGTTGTCTGCGGTGGCTTCGCCATGCCGATCCGCGAAAACAAGGCTCAGGAGATCTACATCGTTGTGTCCGGCGAAATGATGGCCATGTACGCCGCCAACAACATTTCCAAAGGGATCGTGAAGTATGCTGCATCCGGTAGCGTGCGTCTGGCCGGCCTGATCTGCAACAGCCGGAATACCGACCGTGAAGCCGAGTTGATCACCGCTCTGGCCGAACGACTGGGCACGACCATGATCCACTTCGTGCCACGCGACAATCAGGTGCAGCGTGCCGAGCTGCGGCGGATGACCGTTATCGAGTACTCACCGGAGCACCCCCAGGCTGAAGAGTACCGGACCCTGGCCAGAAAGATTTCAGAGAACACCAACTTCGTTGTTCCGACCCCCATCGACATGGACGAACTCGAAGCCCTGCTGATGGAATTCGGCATTATGGAAGCTGAAGACGAGACGGTCGTCGGGGTTGCAGAAGGCGCTTAA
- a CDS encoding ANTAR domain-containing response regulator codes for MKIALVVDDEPLIRRQVAKALADYGFDEIFEAADGAQAVAMAATHSPLLTVMDVTMPVMDGITAAGKINRKPCGAIVLLTGTTDSETVSKAQDAGVHQYLMKPFKEEQLKISVDLAIHQFIELSNLRDEVAALKDSLETRKLVDRAKGLLMKQGLKEPEAHRKIQKLAMDKRKSLKEVAEAILLMEG; via the coding sequence GTGAAAATAGCATTAGTCGTTGATGATGAACCCCTGATTCGGCGTCAGGTTGCCAAAGCCCTGGCCGATTATGGTTTCGATGAGATTTTTGAAGCGGCGGACGGCGCACAGGCTGTCGCTATGGCCGCGACCCACAGCCCGTTACTGACCGTGATGGATGTGACCATGCCGGTGATGGACGGGATTACCGCTGCCGGGAAAATCAACCGCAAGCCCTGTGGCGCTATCGTCCTGCTGACCGGCACCACGGACAGTGAAACCGTGTCCAAAGCCCAGGACGCAGGGGTGCATCAGTACCTGATGAAACCGTTCAAGGAAGAACAATTGAAAATTTCCGTGGATCTGGCCATTCATCAGTTTATTGAGCTCTCAAATCTGCGCGATGAAGTTGCTGCCCTCAAAGACAGCCTGGAAACCCGGAAATTGGTTGACCGGGCCAAAGGGTTGCTGATGAAGCAGGGGCTGAAGGAACCCGAAGCTCATCGCAAGATCCAGAAACTGGCCATGGACAAACGGAAGAGCCTCAAGGAAGTTGCCGAAGCCATCCTGCTGATGGAGGGCTGA
- a CDS encoding P-II family nitrogen regulator yields MKKVECIIKPFKLDDVKAAITDLGISGMTVSEVRGFGRQKGHTELYRGAEYQIDFIPKIKIELVVSDDQVDGLVSAIQREACTGRIGDGKIFVSAIEQSIRIRTGESGEDSL; encoded by the coding sequence ATGAAAAAAGTAGAATGTATCATCAAGCCGTTCAAGCTGGACGATGTCAAAGCGGCGATCACCGATCTCGGGATCAGTGGCATGACGGTCAGCGAAGTACGCGGTTTCGGCCGCCAGAAAGGGCACACCGAACTCTACCGCGGTGCCGAATACCAGATCGACTTCATTCCCAAGATCAAGATTGAGCTGGTGGTCTCCGACGACCAGGTCGACGGGCTGGTCAGCGCCATTCAGCGCGAAGCCTGCACCGGCCGCATCGGCGACGGCAAGATCTTCGTCAGCGCCATCGAACAGTCGATCAGGATCCGGACCGGCGAATCCGGGGAAGATTCCCTCTGA
- a CDS encoding ammonium transporter: MKKTVLTLAAILLVPSLALAADAELSYVLNTFSFLVMGVLVMWMAAGFGMLESGLVRSKNVATICLKNISLFGIAGILFYLIGYNLMYAGVDGGFIGSFGLWGPDDAAALSGDYAAGYAASSDWFFQMVFCGAACSVVSGCVAERIKLWSFLAFCVVLTGVIYPIQGAWVWGGGWLSEMGFTDYAGSTLVHSVGGWAALTGAIILGARKGKYGKDGRVNPFPGSNIPLATLGTFILWMGWYGFNGGSVLALGNAASAIEMSNVMVNTNLAACGGMIAAMILVQIMYKKVDVTMALNGALAGLVSITAGPATPSLGAATLIGAVGGILVVLAVPFFDKLKIDDVVGALSVHLVCGVWGTLAVPITNSEASFVTQFIGVVSIGAFVIVTTSITWLVLKYTVGIRVSEEEEMLGCDSAEIGMEAYPDFQRVSIAGSSGISGYNTPQSR, from the coding sequence ATGAAAAAAACGGTCCTGACCCTGGCGGCGATTCTGCTCGTCCCGAGCCTGGCCCTCGCAGCCGATGCCGAGCTGTCCTATGTTTTGAATACCTTTTCCTTTCTGGTCATGGGGGTGCTGGTGATGTGGATGGCCGCTGGGTTCGGCATGCTCGAATCCGGTCTGGTGCGCTCGAAGAACGTCGCCACCATCTGCCTGAAGAATATTTCCCTGTTCGGGATCGCCGGGATCCTTTTCTACCTGATCGGCTACAATCTGATGTACGCCGGGGTGGACGGCGGGTTCATCGGCAGTTTCGGGCTCTGGGGGCCGGATGACGCCGCGGCCCTGTCCGGCGATTATGCCGCCGGTTACGCCGCCTCATCCGACTGGTTCTTCCAGATGGTGTTCTGCGGTGCGGCCTGTTCGGTGGTCTCCGGCTGCGTGGCCGAGCGGATCAAGCTGTGGTCGTTCCTGGCCTTCTGCGTGGTGCTGACCGGGGTCATCTATCCGATCCAGGGGGCCTGGGTGTGGGGCGGCGGCTGGCTGTCCGAGATGGGGTTCACCGACTACGCCGGGTCGACCCTGGTCCACTCGGTGGGCGGCTGGGCCGCGCTGACCGGGGCGATCATCCTCGGTGCGCGCAAAGGCAAGTACGGCAAGGACGGGCGGGTCAACCCCTTCCCCGGTTCCAACATCCCCCTGGCCACCCTGGGCACCTTCATCCTGTGGATGGGCTGGTACGGGTTTAACGGCGGCTCGGTGCTGGCCCTGGGCAACGCCGCCAGCGCCATCGAAATGTCCAACGTCATGGTCAACACCAACCTGGCCGCCTGCGGCGGGATGATCGCCGCGATGATCCTGGTGCAGATCATGTACAAGAAGGTCGACGTGACCATGGCCCTGAACGGCGCGTTGGCCGGGCTGGTGTCGATCACCGCCGGGCCGGCGACGCCGTCGCTGGGCGCCGCGACCCTGATCGGCGCGGTCGGCGGGATCCTGGTGGTGTTGGCCGTACCGTTTTTCGACAAGCTCAAGATCGATGACGTGGTCGGCGCCTTGTCGGTTCACCTGGTGTGCGGGGTCTGGGGCACCCTGGCGGTGCCGATCACCAACTCTGAAGCGAGCTTCGTGACCCAGTTCATCGGTGTGGTCTCCATCGGCGCCTTCGTGATTGTGACCACCTCCATTACCTGGCTGGTGCTGAAGTATACGGTCGGGATCCGGGTCAGTGAAGAGGAAGAGATGCTTGGCTGCGATTCGGCCGAAATCGGCATGGAAGCCTATCCTGATTTCCAACGGGTCAGCATCGCAGGGTCAAGCGGTATTTCCGGCTACAATACGCCGCAGAGCCGTTAA
- a CDS encoding P-II family nitrogen regulator: protein MKKVECIIKPFKLDDVKAAITDLGISGMTVSEVRGFGRQKGHTELYRGAEYQIDFIPKIKIELVVPAEQVEELVATIQREACTGRIGDGKIFVSNAEQAIRIRTGESGEDAL from the coding sequence ATGAAAAAAGTTGAATGCATTATCAAGCCCTTCAAGCTGGACGATGTGAAGGCCGCTATCACAGATCTGGGGATCAGCGGTATGACGGTTAGCGAAGTACGCGGTTTCGGCCGGCAAAAAGGCCACACCGAACTTTATCGCGGTGCCGAGTATCAGATCGACTTCATTCCCAAAATCAAAATCGAGCTGGTTGTTCCCGCTGAGCAGGTTGAGGAATTGGTCGCCACCATCCAGCGCGAAGCCTGCACCGGCCGCATCGGTGATGGCAAGATTTTCGTCAGCAACGCGGAACAGGCCATCAGAATTCGGACCGGCGAATCCGGCGAAGACGCTCTTTAA
- a CDS encoding ammonium transporter, translating to MRKRTSILLLALLFGAPLLAAAADAEPMTADAVQNNLNFVWTLVAAFLVFLMQAGFAMVEAGFTRAKNACNIMMKNLMDFSVGSLAFWAVGFGLMFGTTNGLFGTTDFFFSGATGDGEAWNYAFWMFQVVFAATAATIISGAVAERTKFSAYMVYSVFVSALIYPIFGGWAWGSLFHGSGWLEGLGFIDFAGSSVVHSVGGWLALAGAIVVGPRAGKFDKNGNVKPIPGHNIPIAALGVFLLWFGWYGFNPGSTTTGDSSIAIIAVTTTLAAAAGAVSAMLYTWFKFGKSDIGMTLNGALAGLVGITAGCANVSAVSAVIIGLVAGILVVFSVMFFDKIKVDDPVGAVSVHGVCGAWGTLAAGLFDSAGFSLHTVGVQLIGIATCFAWAFTTGFILFKVIDMVIGMRVSKEEELAGLDFSEHGASAYPDFHTVRLGSVFTPEDTKK from the coding sequence ATGAGGAAACGCACCTCGATATTATTGCTCGCCCTGCTCTTCGGAGCACCGCTGCTGGCTGCCGCCGCCGATGCCGAGCCGATGACCGCCGATGCCGTACAAAACAACCTGAACTTTGTCTGGACCCTGGTCGCCGCCTTCCTGGTCTTCCTGATGCAGGCCGGATTCGCCATGGTCGAGGCCGGCTTCACCCGGGCCAAAAATGCCTGTAACATCATGATGAAAAACTTGATGGACTTTTCGGTCGGCTCCCTGGCCTTCTGGGCCGTTGGTTTCGGCCTGATGTTCGGCACCACCAATGGTCTGTTCGGCACCACCGATTTCTTCTTCAGCGGCGCAACCGGCGACGGTGAGGCCTGGAACTATGCTTTCTGGATGTTCCAGGTCGTGTTTGCGGCAACCGCCGCGACCATTATTTCCGGAGCGGTCGCCGAACGGACCAAATTCAGCGCCTACATGGTCTATTCGGTCTTTGTCTCCGCCTTGATTTATCCTATTTTCGGCGGCTGGGCCTGGGGTAGCCTGTTCCATGGCAGCGGCTGGCTGGAAGGGCTTGGCTTCATTGATTTCGCCGGTTCCTCCGTGGTCCACTCCGTCGGTGGCTGGTTGGCCCTGGCCGGAGCCATTGTGGTTGGCCCACGCGCCGGCAAATTTGACAAGAACGGCAACGTCAAACCGATTCCCGGGCATAACATTCCCATCGCCGCCCTGGGCGTTTTCCTGCTCTGGTTCGGCTGGTACGGATTCAACCCCGGTTCAACCACCACCGGTGACTCCTCCATCGCCATTATCGCTGTGACCACAACCCTGGCCGCTGCCGCTGGTGCCGTTTCGGCCATGCTGTACACCTGGTTCAAATTCGGTAAAAGCGATATCGGCATGACCCTCAACGGCGCGTTGGCCGGGCTGGTCGGCATCACCGCCGGATGTGCCAATGTCTCTGCGGTTTCCGCTGTAATTATCGGCCTGGTGGCCGGTATCCTGGTGGTTTTCTCGGTTATGTTTTTCGATAAAATCAAAGTCGACGATCCGGTCGGTGCTGTTTCTGTTCACGGCGTCTGTGGCGCCTGGGGAACCCTGGCTGCCGGACTCTTTGACTCGGCAGGCTTTTCCCTGCACACCGTCGGCGTGCAGTTGATCGGCATCGCAACCTGCTTTGCCTGGGCCTTCACCACCGGCTTCATTCTCTTTAAAGTGATCGACATGGTCATTGGTATGCGGGTCAGCAAAGAAGAAGAACTGGCCGGGCTCGATTTCTCGGAGCATGGCGCCAGCGCCTACCCCGACTTTCACACGGTCCGTCTCGGCTCCGTTTTCACCCCGGAAGACACCAAGAAATAA
- a CDS encoding macro domain-containing protein has product MIRLQEISGDLWDYHRDGAVVAITVGGLLNKNGLCAMPRGCARQAAERFPRLPYTLGEQIRRFGPHVFDLGQRIVSFPVENSPYDMPELKIIGQSCRELVELCDYKGWPEIIVPRPGCGQGGLPWQEVAPVLKKYFDDRFFIISSGEKS; this is encoded by the coding sequence ATGATCCGCCTTCAGGAAATCAGTGGCGATCTGTGGGACTACCATCGGGACGGTGCGGTTGTTGCCATTACCGTCGGCGGGTTACTCAACAAAAATGGACTCTGCGCCATGCCGCGCGGCTGTGCCCGCCAGGCCGCCGAGCGGTTCCCCAGGTTGCCCTACACCCTGGGTGAGCAAATCAGGCGGTTCGGCCCGCATGTGTTTGACCTGGGGCAGCGAATCGTTTCGTTTCCGGTGGAGAACAGCCCCTACGACATGCCGGAGTTGAAGATCATCGGACAATCCTGCCGTGAACTGGTCGAACTCTGCGATTACAAGGGTTGGCCTGAAATCATCGTCCCCAGGCCGGGTTGCGGCCAGGGCGGCTTGCCCTGGCAGGAAGTGGCTCCAGTGCTTAAAAAATATTTTGATGATCGTTTTTTCATCATATCCTCAGGAGAAAAATCATGA